Proteins encoded in a region of the Armatimonadota bacterium genome:
- a CDS encoding M28 family peptidase translates to MTRILAPVLLSSLAGFAVAQSKHGNHAAITPERLQAHLELVASDELEGRDTPSRGLDTACKYVVSQLKLWGASPAGDNGTFFQKIKLSRSRSEPDQSSLEFGGKTFKYGEGIFRVSSGGDVDGQLVYVGHGYMVKAKGIDPYKGIDLKGKVMVTAMGMPEGVSFRDMQGTPGTDFLTPAMAASRFGAKGIVTVADSGYAGSWSPSTRQNMGGFAPDSGGEDGEPAGVPTVTVSPDVARAMFDGERVAVDDVLKGRAAPESAFELSGKSVKFKVTETTETAWTQNVVAVIPGSDPKLKAEYVAFGAHIDHVGMRTTGSGDRIFNGADDDGSGTVSILEIAHAFLTGPKPKRSLVFVWHCGEEKGLWGSSYFVEHPTIDLKNVVAQLNIDMIGRSKAAGDTNPANKVLTGPDEIYVVGSTKMSTDLQKASESVNADFLKLKFNYKYDDPADQERIFYRSDHYNYARKGVPIIFYFDGVHEDYHRVSDHVEKIDFQKMSKVARTVFATGWDLANAAKRPVVDKPLKE, encoded by the coding sequence ATGACTCGGATCCTTGCACCTGTCCTGCTCTCATCGTTAGCAGGTTTCGCCGTCGCCCAATCGAAACACGGAAACCACGCCGCGATCACTCCGGAACGGCTCCAAGCCCATTTGGAGCTGGTGGCCAGCGACGAACTCGAAGGACGGGACACGCCGTCTCGCGGGCTGGACACGGCCTGCAAATACGTCGTAAGCCAGTTGAAGCTTTGGGGCGCGAGCCCGGCGGGCGACAACGGAACGTTCTTCCAAAAGATCAAATTGAGCCGTTCGCGGAGCGAACCGGACCAGAGTTCGTTAGAGTTCGGCGGCAAAACGTTCAAGTACGGCGAAGGCATCTTCAGAGTGTCGTCCGGCGGGGACGTGGACGGTCAGCTCGTCTATGTCGGGCACGGTTATATGGTCAAGGCCAAGGGCATCGACCCTTACAAAGGGATCGACTTGAAGGGCAAGGTCATGGTCACGGCGATGGGGATGCCGGAAGGCGTGTCGTTCCGCGACATGCAGGGCACGCCCGGAACGGATTTCCTGACCCCGGCCATGGCCGCTTCACGGTTCGGCGCGAAAGGAATCGTGACGGTGGCCGACAGTGGGTACGCCGGCTCCTGGTCGCCTAGCACGCGCCAGAACATGGGCGGTTTCGCACCGGACTCGGGCGGGGAGGACGGCGAACCGGCGGGAGTTCCGACCGTGACCGTTTCGCCTGACGTCGCTCGGGCGATGTTCGACGGCGAACGCGTGGCCGTGGACGACGTCCTGAAAGGTCGGGCGGCACCGGAGAGCGCCTTCGAGCTTTCCGGTAAAAGTGTCAAGTTCAAAGTGACCGAGACGACCGAAACGGCTTGGACGCAAAACGTGGTCGCGGTCATCCCTGGTTCCGATCCGAAACTCAAAGCCGAGTACGTCGCCTTTGGAGCCCACATCGACCATGTCGGGATGCGGACGACCGGGTCGGGCGACCGGATCTTCAACGGCGCCGACGACGACGGTTCCGGAACGGTGTCGATCCTCGAGATCGCTCATGCGTTCTTGACCGGTCCGAAGCCGAAACGGTCGTTGGTCTTCGTCTGGCACTGTGGAGAAGAGAAAGGGTTGTGGGGCTCCTCGTACTTCGTCGAACACCCGACCATCGATTTGAAGAACGTCGTCGCCCAGCTGAACATCGACATGATCGGCCGGAGTAAGGCTGCCGGCGACACCAACCCGGCCAATAAGGTGCTGACCGGTCCTGACGAAATCTACGTGGTCGGATCGACGAAGATGAGCACGGACCTCCAGAAGGCGAGCGAGTCTGTCAATGCGGACTTCCTTAAGCTCAAATTCAACTACAAGTACGACGACCCGGCCGATCAGGAGCGGATCTTCTACCGGTCGGACCACTACAACTACGCTCGAAAGGGCGTGCCGATCATCTTTTACTTCGACGGCGTCCATGAGGACTACCATCGGGTCAGCGACCACGTCGAGAAGATCGACTTCCAGAAGATGAGCAAGGTCGCCCGGACGGTCTTCGCGACCGGTTGGGACTTGGCCAATGCGGCCAAGCGGCCCGTCGTGGACAAACCCCTCAAGGAGTAG
- a CDS encoding DinB family protein, translating into MTFEELIQTASEKNRDHLERARTAVTGVSEWDLNHKPASGDWSPGQIFRHLVLSNNPYLALLPQATAKAPSAATGIVRHTKIGGFIARQAGPGTNAPAPKPMVPEEGTFGASTVEEWISGQERLYEAIQNCRGKDLNAKVLRNPMLKLFAMSLGDVLEILTVHTERHVLQIEERLHHAGLPS; encoded by the coding sequence GTGACCTTCGAGGAACTCATCCAAACCGCCTCGGAAAAGAACCGTGACCACTTGGAAAGGGCCAGGACGGCCGTCACGGGCGTATCGGAGTGGGACTTGAACCATAAGCCCGCGTCTGGCGACTGGAGCCCGGGGCAGATCTTCCGCCATTTGGTCCTCTCGAACAATCCGTACCTCGCCCTGCTCCCTCAGGCGACGGCGAAGGCTCCCTCGGCGGCGACCGGCATCGTGCGCCATACCAAGATCGGCGGATTCATCGCCCGTCAGGCCGGGCCGGGGACCAACGCTCCGGCGCCAAAGCCGATGGTTCCGGAAGAAGGCACCTTCGGGGCGTCGACCGTCGAGGAGTGGATCAGCGGTCAAGAGCGCCTCTACGAAGCGATCCAAAACTGCCGCGGAAAAGACCTGAACGCGAAAGTCCTTCGCAACCCCATGTTAAAGCTGTTCGCGATGTCCCTTGGCGACGTCCTGGAGATCCTCACCGTGCACACGGAGCGACACGTGCTGCAAATCGAAGAACGGCTCCACCACGCCGGACTTCCGTCTTGA
- a CDS encoding VWA domain-containing protein yields the protein MLFHAIAAICLAPWGQSAQTDPYAVPGQLTILDKDRRPTVLAPLKGTNVSVDIAGISARVTLVQTFQNPGRTPIEAVYTFPMAADAAVDRMRMNVAGRVIVGQIKRREEARQIYENARASGQVASLLDQERPNVFTQNVANILPGATVEVEISYVQTLKFEDGQFEFSFPMVVGPRYLPALTPDPEKVSPPTLAPGVRSGAAVSLTVHLDAGAELEGVNSVLHDVDTKRVGKNAAVVELKRKDEIPNRDFILKYRTKGQGIREQLVTHGHGDGTGSFCLVLSPPVNVPSDIVRPREVVFVMDQSGSQSGFPIQKSKELTTKLIDAMRTTDTFNVVAFSNGARKLWPEARQNTPANVTEAKAFVNGLDANGGTEFLPAIEMSLAQPPTGNRLKLVVFNTDGFIGNEFEILDRIQKYRDRSRMFTFGIGNGVNRFLIDAMSAEGRGASETVTLAENADTAVANFLKRTQSPVLTDVSVQFDGVKVADVSPKNLEDLFAGRPVVVTGRYLAAGKGTVTVTGRTGAGPWKRVVAVDFGPSPNAGTGVTSLWARRMVDDLTRTDWLASMKSTPQQRTDGQNKIIDLSLKYGIMTQYTSFVAVEQKVVNVGGKQRKVAVPVEMTDGVTMGSDTDEGRANSSNRSTFGVARGGGGGAGPGSPVAGRPSTTAMLGKAKSAEQQENGLSLDLKSTNEAIKSGRLDPLVKVDSSLHKKSGPVVVQVKVTDVSTDVLKALEKAGLKIEDKDKGLKVVFGTIDGKKLAELAKVSAVLRISPVPVD from the coding sequence ATGTTGTTCCATGCGATAGCCGCGATTTGCCTCGCCCCGTGGGGCCAGTCCGCCCAGACCGACCCTTATGCCGTGCCCGGGCAATTGACGATCCTTGATAAGGACCGGAGACCGACCGTCCTTGCGCCTTTGAAGGGCACCAACGTCTCGGTGGACATCGCCGGGATCAGTGCCCGGGTCACGTTGGTCCAAACGTTCCAAAACCCGGGACGGACACCGATCGAGGCCGTTTATACGTTTCCGATGGCGGCCGACGCGGCCGTCGACCGGATGCGGATGAACGTTGCGGGACGGGTCATCGTGGGCCAGATCAAGCGTCGTGAAGAAGCCCGTCAGATCTACGAAAACGCCCGTGCCTCAGGGCAGGTCGCGAGCTTGCTCGACCAAGAGCGCCCCAACGTCTTCACGCAAAACGTCGCCAATATCCTGCCCGGAGCGACGGTCGAAGTCGAGATCAGTTACGTCCAGACCCTGAAGTTCGAGGACGGGCAGTTCGAATTCAGTTTCCCTATGGTGGTCGGGCCCCGGTACTTGCCGGCGTTGACCCCAGATCCAGAGAAAGTCAGCCCTCCGACCTTGGCGCCGGGCGTCCGCTCGGGCGCGGCGGTCTCGCTGACCGTCCATCTTGACGCCGGGGCCGAACTTGAAGGCGTGAACAGTGTCCTCCATGACGTCGACACGAAACGCGTCGGTAAGAACGCGGCCGTCGTCGAACTGAAGCGAAAGGACGAGATTCCGAACCGAGACTTCATCTTGAAGTACCGGACCAAGGGCCAAGGCATTCGAGAGCAACTCGTGACGCACGGTCACGGAGACGGGACGGGCTCGTTCTGCCTCGTCTTGAGCCCACCGGTGAACGTGCCGTCTGACATCGTCCGTCCGCGCGAGGTCGTGTTCGTCATGGACCAGAGTGGAAGTCAGTCCGGTTTCCCGATCCAGAAGTCCAAAGAACTGACGACCAAGTTGATCGACGCGATGCGGACGACGGACACCTTCAACGTCGTGGCGTTCAGCAACGGGGCCAGGAAGCTTTGGCCCGAGGCCAGGCAGAACACGCCGGCGAACGTCACCGAGGCCAAAGCGTTCGTCAACGGACTGGACGCGAACGGCGGGACGGAGTTCTTGCCTGCGATCGAAATGTCACTGGCGCAGCCGCCTACGGGCAACCGCCTCAAGCTCGTCGTTTTCAACACGGACGGCTTCATCGGCAACGAGTTCGAAATCCTCGACCGTATCCAGAAGTACCGCGACCGTTCGCGCATGTTCACGTTCGGAATCGGGAACGGGGTCAACCGCTTCCTGATCGACGCGATGAGCGCGGAAGGTCGCGGGGCGTCTGAAACCGTAACGTTGGCCGAGAACGCGGACACGGCGGTCGCGAACTTCTTGAAGCGCACGCAGTCTCCGGTCCTCACCGACGTTTCCGTCCAATTCGACGGCGTCAAGGTCGCGGACGTGTCTCCGAAGAACCTCGAAGATCTCTTTGCAGGCCGACCGGTCGTCGTGACCGGACGGTACCTTGCCGCAGGTAAGGGGACCGTCACCGTCACCGGACGGACGGGCGCCGGGCCTTGGAAGCGTGTCGTCGCGGTCGATTTCGGCCCTTCCCCGAACGCAGGGACCGGCGTGACGTCGCTGTGGGCGCGGAGGATGGTGGACGACCTGACACGGACAGACTGGCTCGCTTCGATGAAATCGACGCCGCAACAGCGGACCGATGGCCAGAACAAGATCATCGACCTCTCTCTGAAGTACGGCATCATGACCCAGTACACGTCCTTCGTCGCTGTCGAGCAGAAGGTCGTGAACGTCGGTGGCAAGCAAAGGAAGGTCGCTGTGCCCGTCGAGATGACGGACGGCGTCACGATGGGCTCCGACACCGACGAGGGCCGTGCGAACTCATCGAACAGGTCGACGTTCGGCGTCGCCCGCGGCGGAGGAGGCGGTGCCGGCCCAGGGTCCCCGGTCGCCGGCCGTCCCTCGACCACGGCCATGCTCGGTAAGGCAAAGTCGGCGGAACAGCAAGAGAACGGCCTGTCCCTCGACCTCAAGTCGACGAACGAAGCGATCAAGTCCGGCCGGCTCGACCCGCTCGTCAAGGTCGACTCGAGCCTTCATAAGAAGTCCGGGCCGGTCGTGGTCCAGGTCAAGGTGACCGACGTCTCGACCGACGTTCTCAAGGCACTGGAAAAAGCGGGCTTGAAGATCGAGGACAAAGACAAGGGGCTCAAGGTGGTCTTCGGGACGATCGATGGCAAGAAACTGGCTGAACTGGCCAAGGTCTCGGCCGTCCTGCGAATCTCGCCGGTGCCCGTAGACTGA
- a CDS encoding agmatine deiminase family protein has protein sequence MFRRSLSIVACAALSTFALSQHGLYADGTDVSRGPMPGELPLDARIQADPPSTAPPTGPVRCVAEYEPMEGIIVAWEGTSAQNAILTAMAKEFTSADGDANVYVLVDTASEQSSVSSAFASAGVTMSRVKFLVTTTDSIWCRDYGPRYIYQGGCRAIVKHTYNRNRPNDNVLSFAYGNYRGHSVYQIPLVHGGGNYHLDATGRSWATRLIANENTTKTEAQIVQLWKDYQNVQTTLTDPFSTSVDSTQHIDMWMQIIGDDKVMVSDWPLEPGSQQDVVCDTTASLMSGLGYQVFRSPAFRSGGTHYTYTNVVVCNGVVIVPSFSTGSYNAQALAAWQQAMPDKRIVQVNCQALVTSAGVVHCVVMHVPRYLGASGLPKAYVASPNGGGSYAPGSTQSVLWAADDLDRVTSVDVYLSTDGGATYPTLVTAGQVSDGSYDWTVPDVFSTSAKIKVVAHNASGLVGDDVSDVAFAILGADRRTPTDLSVVQGRAVSGGTSALAVQDQVYARFDVKAPRPSTDVRHSVVEIVAGTATAVPGPATMSATVVAKAIRPSQATLRLKNWTTGQWDEIAQFTLGTTDTVTSLSGIAPAGHVRFDGRIEADLTVRADSPLSESGQVSVDFLQFVLRP, from the coding sequence ATGTTTCGTCGATCATTGTCGATCGTCGCTTGTGCCGCGCTTTCGACCTTCGCACTGTCGCAACACGGACTCTACGCGGACGGGACCGACGTCTCGCGCGGCCCGATGCCTGGCGAGCTGCCGCTCGACGCCCGGATCCAGGCCGATCCTCCAAGTACGGCCCCGCCGACCGGGCCCGTCCGTTGCGTCGCCGAGTATGAGCCGATGGAGGGCATCATCGTCGCTTGGGAAGGGACTTCGGCGCAGAACGCGATCCTGACCGCGATGGCCAAGGAGTTCACCAGCGCCGATGGCGACGCCAACGTCTATGTCCTGGTCGACACCGCCTCGGAACAGAGCTCGGTGAGCTCGGCCTTCGCGTCGGCCGGCGTGACGATGTCGCGCGTGAAGTTCCTCGTCACGACGACGGACTCGATCTGGTGCCGAGACTACGGCCCCCGTTACATTTATCAGGGCGGTTGCCGTGCGATCGTCAAACACACGTACAACCGGAACCGACCGAACGACAACGTCCTCTCCTTTGCCTATGGCAACTACCGCGGACACAGCGTCTATCAGATCCCACTGGTCCATGGCGGCGGCAACTACCACTTGGACGCCACGGGCCGGAGTTGGGCGACACGACTGATCGCGAACGAGAACACGACGAAGACCGAAGCTCAGATCGTCCAACTTTGGAAGGACTATCAGAACGTCCAGACGACGTTGACCGACCCCTTCTCCACGTCTGTGGACAGCACGCAACACATCGACATGTGGATGCAGATCATCGGCGACGACAAGGTCATGGTCTCCGACTGGCCTCTCGAGCCGGGTTCACAGCAGGACGTCGTCTGCGATACGACCGCCTCGCTGATGTCCGGGCTGGGGTACCAGGTCTTCCGCTCGCCTGCGTTTCGGAGCGGGGGCACCCATTACACGTACACGAACGTCGTCGTCTGCAACGGCGTCGTGATCGTGCCGAGCTTTTCGACCGGAAGCTACAACGCCCAGGCGCTTGCGGCGTGGCAACAGGCGATGCCCGACAAGCGGATCGTGCAGGTCAATTGCCAAGCGCTCGTGACCTCGGCCGGCGTCGTCCATTGCGTCGTCATGCACGTTCCGCGCTACCTCGGGGCCTCGGGGCTGCCGAAGGCCTACGTCGCGTCGCCCAACGGTGGCGGTTCGTACGCCCCGGGAAGCACGCAGTCCGTCCTTTGGGCGGCCGACGACCTGGACCGGGTGACGTCGGTCGACGTCTACCTGTCGACCGACGGAGGCGCGACGTATCCGACATTGGTGACGGCAGGACAGGTTTCTGACGGCTCGTACGACTGGACCGTTCCCGACGTGTTCTCGACGTCGGCGAAGATCAAGGTCGTCGCCCATAACGCCAGCGGCCTTGTCGGCGACGACGTCAGCGACGTCGCCTTTGCGATCCTCGGTGCCGACCGCCGGACGCCTACCGACCTGTCCGTCGTCCAAGGGCGGGCGGTCTCGGGCGGAACGTCGGCACTGGCCGTTCAAGACCAGGTCTACGCCCGGTTCGACGTGAAGGCGCCGCGACCTTCGACCGACGTCCGGCATTCAGTCGTCGAGATCGTCGCCGGGACGGCGACAGCCGTCCCCGGCCCGGCGACGATGAGCGCGACCGTTGTCGCCAAAGCGATCCGGCCGAGTCAGGCGACGCTCAGGCTCAAGAACTGGACGACGGGACAGTGGGACGAGATCGCGCAGTTCACCCTCGGGACGACGGACACGGTGACTTCCCTGTCGGGCATCGCTCCGGCCGGCCACGTCCGGTTCGATGGTCGGATCGAGGCCGACCTGACCGTCCGTGCCGATTCACCGCTCTCGGAGAGCGGGCAGGTCAGTGTCGACTTCCTCCAGTTCGTTCTCAGGCCTTGA
- a CDS encoding phytanoyl-CoA dioxygenase family protein, whose protein sequence is MDVKGFFDEHGFYVAKAVYSHAETAELEAEFDRIVAQILGTDEDVNARWSGPEMDRMGAAGTVVLHTHNVQQYSGAWLRAFLNPAFLDAAEAIVGPDIVLHHSKLFQKPAELGAPFPMHQDWGYFPTLADTMTAGIVHVSEATDEMGCLRVYPGTHRLGRRDEAMGGGHALIEEFPIERATPLEASPGDVVFFHYCLIHGSLPNRSNKVRKTVLAQIHAGTDEVEAGNLHPDERLCLRGFNSTMTRSKANRLKA, encoded by the coding sequence ATGGACGTCAAGGGGTTTTTCGACGAGCACGGGTTCTACGTGGCGAAGGCGGTGTACTCGCACGCCGAGACCGCGGAGCTTGAAGCGGAGTTCGACCGGATCGTGGCTCAGATTTTGGGCACGGACGAGGACGTCAACGCCCGTTGGAGCGGTCCCGAAATGGACCGCATGGGGGCGGCCGGGACCGTCGTGCTCCACACCCACAACGTGCAGCAGTATTCAGGCGCTTGGTTAAGGGCGTTCTTGAACCCGGCGTTCCTCGACGCGGCCGAGGCGATCGTCGGCCCGGACATCGTCCTGCACCACTCTAAACTCTTCCAGAAGCCGGCCGAACTCGGTGCGCCGTTCCCGATGCATCAGGACTGGGGCTACTTCCCGACCCTGGCCGACACGATGACGGCGGGGATCGTCCATGTCAGCGAGGCGACGGACGAAATGGGGTGCTTAAGGGTCTATCCAGGGACGCACCGCTTGGGACGCAGAGACGAGGCGATGGGCGGGGGACATGCGTTGATCGAGGAGTTTCCGATCGAACGGGCGACACCCTTGGAAGCGTCCCCTGGGGACGTCGTGTTCTTCCACTATTGCCTGATCCACGGATCCTTACCCAACCGCTCGAACAAGGTCCGTAAGACGGTTCTCGCCCAGATCCATGCCGGGACGGACGAAGTCGAAGCCGGAAACCTGCATCCGGACGAAAGGCTTTGTTTGCGCGGATTCAACTCGACGATGACCCGGTCGAAGGCCAACAGGCTCAAGGCCTGA
- the pheA gene encoding prephenate dehydratase gives MSGSSPKRSVDDVRQEIDAVDNEIVGLLGRRAELAREIGALKGDQNKPYFTPEREHQIFQRLSKIEAGPLKPAQVTAVFREIISAARAAEKPMSVAFWGPPGTYSHIAAVQTFGRSTECVPVESIQSVFQAVDQGRADYGIVPIENSIAGVVPETLDMFPQTNVKICDESFVSVHHCLASGGAVLAQIKRVYAGPQPAAQCRQWIAAHLPGAEIVSVAPTVRAAEMAKADPDGAAIVNAMTVELLDMTLLAERLEDSPNNRTRFVVLGFNEPARTGKDKTTLLFNLRNRPGELYRVLGAFVEHHVNLLMIESRPAQRASFEYLFYVDCAGHRSDGNVETAIKAIQGFALEASILGSYPSNDPSLVQD, from the coding sequence ATGAGCGGGTCAAGTCCGAAGCGGTCGGTCGACGACGTCCGACAAGAGATCGATGCCGTTGACAACGAGATCGTCGGCCTTCTTGGGCGCCGTGCCGAACTGGCCCGCGAGATCGGGGCCCTCAAGGGAGACCAGAACAAGCCGTACTTCACCCCGGAGCGGGAGCACCAGATCTTCCAACGGCTCTCGAAGATCGAGGCGGGCCCGCTCAAACCCGCCCAAGTCACGGCCGTCTTCCGTGAGATCATCAGCGCTGCGCGAGCAGCGGAGAAGCCGATGTCCGTCGCCTTTTGGGGCCCGCCCGGTACGTACTCCCACATCGCGGCGGTCCAGACGTTCGGCCGTTCGACCGAATGCGTGCCTGTCGAGTCGATCCAGTCCGTGTTCCAGGCTGTCGACCAGGGGCGCGCCGATTACGGCATCGTCCCGATCGAAAACTCGATCGCAGGGGTCGTGCCCGAGACGCTCGACATGTTCCCTCAGACGAACGTCAAGATCTGCGACGAGTCCTTCGTCTCCGTCCACCATTGTTTGGCATCGGGCGGTGCGGTGTTGGCCCAGATCAAACGGGTCTACGCCGGGCCGCAACCGGCCGCACAGTGCCGTCAATGGATCGCTGCCCACCTTCCGGGCGCCGAAATCGTCAGCGTCGCCCCGACCGTCCGTGCCGCAGAGATGGCGAAGGCCGACCCTGACGGGGCGGCGATCGTCAACGCCATGACGGTCGAGCTGCTCGACATGACGCTTTTAGCCGAGCGGCTCGAAGACAGCCCCAACAACCGGACCCGGTTCGTGGTCCTCGGGTTCAACGAGCCGGCGCGGACGGGCAAAGACAAGACGACGCTCCTCTTCAACCTCCGCAACCGCCCTGGCGAGCTCTACCGTGTGCTTGGTGCGTTCGTCGAGCACCACGTGAACCTCCTGATGATCGAGTCCCGTCCCGCCCAACGGGCCTCGTTCGAGTACCTGTTCTACGTGGACTGCGCCGGTCACCGCTCGGACGGGAACGTCGAGACCGCGATCAAGGCGATCCAGGGTTTCGCCCTCGAAGCGTCGATCCTGGGAAGCTATCCGAGCAACGATCCGAGCCTTGTCCAGGACTGA
- a CDS encoding TIGR00159 family protein, with the protein MNELWKRVQDLLTPGPQMVVNVIDVLLVTYVVYRLLKLIRGTRAWRVTLGISVFVSALLLSDLFEFRALHLILQQATLLGPVALAILFLPELRQAIEGFAKVGLWTGGLINNSEPGIHGDALEEIVAAVAEMAESKTGCLIVVERGTHLDDIAENGVPVRAQVTAALLGAVFTEGSPLHDGAALIRNNQILAAACRLPLSENPRIDSHFHMRHRAGIGISEQADCVVVIVSEERGSVSIALDGKVVPVPSGKELRELLTQELRGGMVGRRSRKAKAAAGAEAKKVG; encoded by the coding sequence TTGAACGAGCTCTGGAAACGAGTCCAAGACCTCTTGACCCCCGGTCCCCAGATGGTCGTGAACGTGATCGACGTCCTTTTGGTCACGTACGTGGTCTATCGCCTGCTCAAACTCATCCGAGGTACGCGGGCTTGGCGGGTCACGCTCGGGATCAGCGTTTTCGTCTCCGCCTTGCTTCTAAGCGACCTCTTCGAATTCAGGGCGCTCCATCTGATCCTGCAACAAGCCACGTTGCTCGGCCCCGTCGCTCTCGCCATCCTGTTCCTGCCCGAACTCCGGCAGGCGATCGAGGGCTTCGCCAAAGTCGGCCTTTGGACAGGAGGGCTGATCAACAACAGCGAGCCGGGGATCCATGGAGACGCGCTCGAGGAGATCGTCGCCGCCGTCGCGGAAATGGCCGAATCGAAGACGGGATGCTTGATCGTCGTCGAAAGGGGGACCCACTTGGACGACATCGCCGAGAACGGCGTACCGGTCCGGGCCCAAGTCACGGCAGCCTTGCTGGGCGCCGTCTTTACGGAAGGGAGCCCGCTTCACGACGGCGCGGCGCTGATCCGTAACAACCAGATCCTGGCCGCGGCCTGCCGCCTGCCCTTGAGCGAGAACCCCCGGATCGATAGCCACTTCCACATGCGCCACCGCGCCGGGATCGGCATCAGCGAACAGGCCGACTGTGTCGTCGTGATCGTGAGCGAAGAAAGGGGTTCTGTCTCGATCGCCTTGGACGGAAAGGTCGTGCCCGTCCCGTCCGGCAAGGAGCTCCGCGAACTTCTCACCCAAGAGCTTCGGGGCGGCATGGTGGGGCGCCGGTCCAGAAAGGCGAAGGCTGCGGCCGGAGCCGAGGCGAAGAAGGTAGGGTGA
- a CDS encoding GNAT family N-acetyltransferase produces MITVRRIHDDEAERFLNLLCVVFQLDPSRARPIFFEPCLYDLTRKWALFVDGEMCSILTTTPLTFGWGRCIGIAGVATHPAERGHGHGQRLLETVLTHAEREGEGPAMLFAHQETLYRRVGFRLTDEVVRGPVRTGGRPVQTGTVHSAEVRSLYDRWSSASPDRLRRTEDRWLYWNLACRLCEPFLGGYAVVEPGILREVVHTEPQDRWPMAQGTEWYGLRSVTSACGVPLKRSKVELLLMCRGVPGQPQMFMTDQF; encoded by the coding sequence TTGATCACGGTCCGAAGGATCCATGACGATGAAGCCGAACGGTTCCTGAACCTCCTGTGCGTCGTTTTCCAACTCGACCCGTCCCGGGCCAGGCCGATCTTCTTCGAGCCTTGCCTTTACGACTTGACGCGCAAGTGGGCGCTCTTCGTGGACGGCGAAATGTGTTCGATATTGACGACGACGCCGCTCACGTTCGGTTGGGGGCGCTGTATCGGAATCGCGGGCGTGGCGACACATCCCGCCGAACGGGGCCATGGCCACGGTCAGCGCCTGTTGGAAACCGTCCTGACCCATGCCGAACGGGAAGGAGAAGGGCCCGCCATGTTGTTCGCGCACCAGGAGACGCTGTACCGCCGCGTCGGTTTCCGACTCACGGACGAGGTCGTCCGCGGACCGGTCCGGACCGGCGGACGACCGGTCCAGACGGGCACCGTGCACAGCGCCGAAGTCCGATCGCTGTACGACCGGTGGTCGTCCGCGTCACCCGACCGTCTGCGCAGGACAGAGGACCGATGGCTGTACTGGAACCTGGCCTGCCGTCTGTGCGAGCCGTTCCTCGGAGGCTATGCGGTCGTAGAACCAGGCATCTTGCGCGAAGTCGTCCATACCGAGCCGCAAGACCGTTGGCCCATGGCCCAAGGGACCGAGTGGTACGGGCTGCGGAGCGTCACTTCGGCTTGCGGCGTGCCCTTGAAACGGTCGAAGGTCGAGCTGCTTCTGATGTGCCGCGGGGTCCCGGGCCAACCGCAGATGTTCATGACCGACCAGTTCTGA